A genomic region of Metopolophium dirhodum isolate CAU chromosome 1, ASM1992520v1, whole genome shotgun sequence contains the following coding sequences:
- the LOC132939961 gene encoding tigger transposable element-derived protein 4-like translates to MSKKTTLTLSDKINLIELKQHENLSVKELMVKFKCGKTQVYEAIKNKDKLMEQWVSCKNSGKSKRVVSVGYEQVERDLYRWFVNCRSKSLPIFGPIIQTEATKLAGKLGISDFKASNVLIKGYEAKDIYNADETGLFFRGIPTKSLVIKGDACVGGKKSKDRLTVLMCGSMAGEIRKPLVIGKSIKPRCFKNMNIASLPVTWKSNKKAWMTAEIIEQWLQYFNADMRLQNRNILLFLDNAT, encoded by the exons atgtcgaaaaaaacAACTCTTACGCTATCggataaaataaacttaatcgaGTTAAAGCAACATGAGAATCTTTCAGTGAAGGAACTTATGGTGAAATTTAAGTGTGGAAAAACGCAAGTTTATgaggcaataaaaaataaagacaaaCTAATGGAGCAGTGGGTGAGTTGTAAAAATTCTGGTAAAAGTAAAAGAGTGGTGTCGGTGGGATATGAACAAGTTGAACGAGATTTATACAGGTGGTTCGTCAATTGTCGGTCGAAAAGTTTGCCAATCTTCGGACCTATTATACAAACAGAGGCCACTAAATTGGCAGGAAAACTCGGAATCAGTGATTTTAAAGCTTCAAACG TTCTCATTAAAGGGTATGAAGCTAAAGACATTTATAATGCTGATGAAACGGGTCTTTTTTTCAGAGGGATCCCTACCAAGTCTTTAGTAATAAAGGGCGATGCGTGTGTTGGTGGTAAAAAATCTAAGGATAGGTTAACTGTATTGATGTGTGGGAGCATGGCAGGTGAAATCAGGAAGCCTCTTGTTATAGGCAAATCAATTAAACCTCGTTGTTTTAAGAATATGAATATTGCTTCATTACCTGTGACTTGGAAATCTAACAAGAAGGCTTGGATGACGGCCGAAATAATTGAACAGTGGCTGCAATATTTCAATGCAGATATGCGATTACAgaacagaaatattttattatttttggacaATGCGACATGA